From a region of the Salvelinus alpinus chromosome 2, SLU_Salpinus.1, whole genome shotgun sequence genome:
- the LOC139566851 gene encoding myelin and lymphocyte protein-like has product MTSTTETLPSGLGICTTIPDIFYLPELVFGGLVWILVACTLVDPTNPQGWVMFVSVFCFTMTFIWMCMFAFGVHRNSGGWATADFAYHGIAAFFYLSASVVLAKVTLDKKNGALFDYRLDISAVVFSYVATLLYFIHTIFSAMRWKSF; this is encoded by the exons ATGACATCAACTACAGAGACTTTACCCAGTGGACTAGGAATATGCACAACTATTCCAGACATTTTCTACCTACCGGAGCTT GTCTTTGGAGGTCTGGTATGGATCCTGGTGGCATGTACACTGGTGGATCCCACCAACCCACAGGGCTGGGTGATGTTCGTGTCCGTCTTCTGTTTCACCATGACCTTCATCTGGATGTGTATGTTCGCCTTCGGAGTGCATCGCAACAGCGGGGGATGGGCAACTGCT GACTTTGCATACCACGGCATTGCAGCTTTCTTCTACCTCAGTGCCTCAGTGGTTCTCGCCAAAGTGACCCTGGATAAGAAAAATGGAGCCCTCTTTGACTATCGACTTGACATTTCTGCAGTG GTGTTCTCTTACGTGGCCACACTCCTCTACTTCATCCACACCATATTTTCGGCCATGAGGTGGAAGTCCTTCTAA
- the pgap4 gene encoding post-GPI attachment to proteins factor 4 produces MPRWKALASQHLRWSSPVAQGLALCIITFGIVLPLCCHRLLYSYYYIKSMYLNDMSDQFLAESYERGQEALEFWEASRSTTGSAGFSNIAKGSELLITVVTARRTEGKEFHYLLQVMQRLVSLLRGCGEGQRCAEVLVCDVESGPLDNEDAALLESQFLVVRRSLEEQWKNQAHVNTFEKEKRDYVYCLRKGWELARPKNLMVLEDDALPRADFFAVIRDLLSRRFALHTLYVKLYHPERLQRYWNPEPYRILEWVGLGLVGATALLLILSHGTPFSFSLSTTHLLFLTLYIMVAVELAGRHYLLEARRLSPQLYAVSPATECCTPAMLFPGNSSLRAAEYLDGSFCVKGNAKDMVLYQMARTITGERAHSIEPNLVSHIGAFSSVRANPSRPRLL; encoded by the coding sequence ATGCCTCGATGGAAAGCTCTGGCGAGCCAGCATTTACGGTGGTCCAGCCCTGTTGCCCAAGGACTAGCTTTATGTATCATAACGTTTGGCATCGTACTGCCGTTGTGTTGCCACAGGCTACTATATTCCTACTACTACATTAAATCGATGTACTTGAATGACATGAGCGATCAGTTTCTAGCGGAGAGCTACGAGAGAGGGCAGGAGGCTTTGGAATTCTGGGAGGCATCACGGTCTACCACTGGGTCGGCTGGCTTTTCCAACATCGCTAAGGGATCCGAGCTATTGATCACTGTGGTAACGGCCAGGCGAACGGAGGGCAAGGAATTTCACTACCTGCTTCAAGTGATGCAGCGGCTGGTGTCCCTCCTGAGAGGATGCGGCGAGGGGCAGCGTTGCGCCGAAGTGCTGGTGTGCGATGTGGAAAGCGGTCCCCTGGACAACGAGGATGCGGCGCTACTGGAGAGCCAGTTCCTGGTGGTGCGGAGGTCCCTGGAGGAGCAGTGGAAGAACCAGGCTCACGTCAACACCTttgagaaggagaagagggacTACGTCTACTGTCTACGCAAAGGATGGGAGCTGGCAAGGCCCAAAAACTTGATGGTCCTCGAGGACGACGCACTACCCAGGGCAGACTTCTTTGCCGTGATCCGAGATTTGCTCTCGCGGCGCTTCGCCCTCCACACTCTCTACGTCAAGCTCTACCACCCGGAGAGGCTGCAGCGCTACTGGAACCCCGAACCCTACCGCATCCTGGAATGGGTGGGACTTGGACTAGTCGGGGCTACCGCACTCCTCCTAATCCTTAGTCACGGTAcacctttctctttctccctctccaccacccaCCTCCTCTTCCTTACCTTGTACATCATGGTCGCCGTAGAGCTGGCCGGTCGGCATTACCTACTCGAGGCACGGCGCTTATCGCCGCAGCTCTACGCCGTGTCCCCGGCGACCGAGTGCTGCACACCTGCCATGCTGTTTCCGGGTAACTCATCACTCAGGGCGGCGGAGTACCTGGACGGATCATTCTGCGTCAAGGGCAATGCTAAGGACATGGTTCTGTATCAGATGGCTCGGACTATAACCGGAGAGAGAGCGCACAGCATAGAGCCCAACCTGGTCTCCCACATCGGGGCTTTCTCCTCAGTCAGGGCCAACCCATCCAGGCCTAGACTTCTTTGA